The Borrelia sp. HM sequence AAATAACAACAATAAGCAGTAGATTGTTGCTAGACAATAATTTTCTTGAAAAAAATACAAATACAATATATTTAATGTTAAACTCAGAAAAAGAAAATAATCCTATACAGTTTGAAAATCAATCAAACATAGTAAACTCAAAAACAAGTCTAAGTTTTTTAGAAATACTAATTAAAACATTTGATAACAATAAAATCAATTTTAAGATATCAAAAGTCAATGATAAAAACACTAATGAAATATACAACTTATATTTAAAAGAAGAAATTCCAATCTTAATAATAAACAATAATAAAGATTCAATGCTCAAATATCTCAAAAATAACAATCTCTGTGATATTTATAAATCACTTAAAGATACAATCAAAGCTAAAAAAAATATTCAAAAAGAAAATGCTCTACACTATATCATTATAAATATTCCATTTAAAAAGTGGATAATAAATGAAAGCACACTTATGATAATAATATATGCTATTTATAATTTAATTATCCTAACCTTCATCACAAGATTTAAAAAAACTAGTATCATTATTAGAAAGACCAAAGAAAATTACCATAAAATAATACAACTATTTCTTATTTTATTTTTAAGCACATATATTTCTACTTTACTTACAAATAAAATGCTCAATATCTATAAAAATTTCACAGACTATAACATTATAAATCCAATATATCTAGTAAATTTTTTTCTAACATTATTTATCTTTAACCTTATATCTTATTTTACATATGATTTTAAAATACACTTAACACTTAAAGAACTTAAATATTTAGCAATAGTAATATCAGTTATTGAACTTATTATGTTATTGTACATCAAAATAGAATTTACTTTATTCATAATTTTAAAAAATATACTAATATTAACTATTCCTAATAAAATAAAAATTTTAAAACAAATAATAATAATAATGATTTGGATAATAAATTTCACCATAATAACATCAGTACAATCAACCTCAATGATATCAAAATCAATTCTACTAAGTTACTTCATATCAATATCGCTTTTCTCAGTAATACTTACTAATATAGCTGAACATTTAAAACAGAAAACTAAAACGATAAATCAAGAATTTAAAAAAGCTGAAAAAATTGAATCTATCATTTTTCTTTTAATAATTGCCATTACAACAATGTCATATAATATAGATAAAATTGCGACAATAAAAATAGAACAAATAATAAGCTTTCCAGAAAAAATTAATAAAATTAAAATAAAGTATTTACAAGAAAATAGAAATGCGATTCAAATATCAACAAAAGATTTTCATTTAAGCTTAAACAAAAATAAACAATATATAGAACACGAAATCAAAATACAAGAAGATTTAATAAATCTATCTTTTAAAAAAACAGATGCAGCTGAGAGAACTATTTATGAAATTAATATTGCTACAAATAAGATTGCCAAACAAATTAATTTATTTCTAAAAAATGCATCTGAATTAATCATATATCAAAGTAATACACCGTATAAAATAGCATCCAACAACATAATATTTACAATAAATAATATTAAATCAAATACAATAAACATAACTTTTACTATAAAATCTCAAGAAGAAATTAAATATGAGACTTTTGCTCACTTTGATATTAATGAACACTACATAAAAATATATGATAAAGAAAGTAAAAAAGAAGTTCAAAATATCAACATAGATTATTCATATGCAATAAAGTATTCTGGCATACTGCCAAAGTCTGGAAAATATGACCAAGATAAATTTTTTAAGCTCCAAAATGATAAAGAAATAGAAAATTTAAAAAATTTGAAGCTAAATTAAATTTCTAATCGCCTAAAATCAATGTTTTTCTTTTTTGACTCATAACTTTGAAAAGCCAAAGTTATCAATTTATCAACTAAAGATTCATAATCAAGGCCATCATGTTTACACATTTTAGAAAACATAGAAATATCTGTAAACCCTGGAATTGTATTTATTTCATTAATATAAATTAAATCAGTGCATTTTTCAATTAAAAAATCAATTCTTGCCATACCCCTAAGCTCTAAACATCTATAAGTAAGATATGCATACTCCTTAATATCTAACAAATGCTTAGTATCAAGTTGAGCAGGAATATTAAATATAACGGAATTCCCAGGAATAGTAGAGTATTTAGCATCATAATCATAAAATAAAAAATTTTGTATAACAATCTCCCCCGGAGTAAATATCTTAACTTGATCATTCCCAATAATAGAACATTCAATTTCTCTTACCTGTATAAATTTTTCTACAATAATTGTTAGATCATACTCAAAAGCTTCCTCAATGCACTTTTCAATATGAGTCTCATCATACGCAATACTTATTCCAATTGAAGACCCAAGCATAGCTGGCTTTATAATGACAGGATATCCTAAATTTTGCATTATGTCTTTTTTAATTCCATCTTTATCTAAAAGATAATCATATTTTTTAAATCCAATAAAAGGGATTAAGGGGAGATTAAAACTTTTAAGCAAAAGCTTACAGAAATACTTATTACTAGCAATAGCACTTCCTAAAATGCCAGCACCAACACAAGGAATATCCATAATTTTTAAAAGTCCTTGAATAGAACCATCCTCACCTGTTCTTCCATGCACAATTGGAAACACAACATCAATTTTAAGATCCCTATTATTTACAAACATCCCACATCCAGGAATCAAACTAATAATAGCAGAATTATCTCTTGTAATTAAGGCAGGATCATTAGGAATAGACTCTATCAAATACCAAATCCCAGTACTTTTATCAATAAAACTTAAAAACACATTATATTTATCAAGATTCATAAGAGCTGAATAAACCCCATAAGCAGATCTAAGAGAAACTTCATGTTCAAAAGAAACTCCTCCAAATATTAACATAAGATTTTTTCTCATAATATCAAATCTCCTAATTCATATTTAAAATAATATCCTTAATGACAGCTTCCTCATCCCAAAAAATACTTCGATCTTTATATATTATTGAATTTTCATGTCCCTTTCCAAGTGTAACAACTAAATCACCACTACTTGCAATGCTTATTGCTTTTTCAATTGCACTTCTTCGATCAGGAATAAAAAATAAATTCTCATTTAAAATCTTTTCTGAAATTCCTTCTGCAATGTTTTTAATTATTTGCATACTATCTTCACTCCTTGGGTCTTCATCACAAAGTATTATTATATCTGAGTACCTATTTGCTATTTCCCCTTGTAATCTCCTTTTAAGAAGATCTCTATCTCCAGCAGAACCAAAAACAGAAATCAATCTATTCTTAGACAGTCTTTTAAAGATAGGAAAAATTTTAACAAAAGCCCCAGGAGTATGTGCATAATCAATAATTAAAGAAAAATTTTGCCCAAAATCAATACCCTGCATTCGTCCACAAAGACTCTCAATATTCACAAGCTTATCAATAATCTTTGAAATATCAACATCCATAATCTGATTAACAACAATTAAAGCCGCCATAACATTTTCGACATTAAAACTACCAACCAAATTAACTCTAGCATCATACCTGATATTTTTATGATAAAATTCAAACTCAGTAGAGTTTATTTGTTCATTAATCCTACTTACAAAAAAATCAGCTTCATGGTTCTTTAAACTATATGTATAAGCTTTATTAATAGAATTTAAGAACAGAGAAAAATTATCATCATCCATATTTATAATACCAAAACCATTATTAGCATCTGCAGACAAGAAAAGCCCAAGTTTAGCATTCAAATAATTTTGAATAGTGCCATGAAATTCAAGATGCTCATGAGTAACATTAGTTAAAACAGCAGCAAAATATGCAATATCAATAAGTCTTGATGTACTAGAATCAAGTCCATGCGAAGTAGATTCAATAACAGCATATTCAATATTATTCTCTACCATTTTACTAAGAACTAAATGAATTTCTGTTGACTCTGGAGTTGACTGCCTATAAGGATTTTTAATTAAAGTTCCACTTCCATCCTCAAAAAATACTGTTGAAATAAATCCAACTTTAACACCCATGGATTTTAATAAAGTATAGATATAAAAACAAACAGAACTCTTACCATCGGTTCCTGTAACGCCAATAATCTTCAGTTTCTTTGAAGGCTCATTATAAAAAATATGAGAAAAATTTGACATAAATTTTCTCATATTCCAAGAATCAATTCTAATATATGTTACATTGGAATCATAAAAATCAATATCAGTAGTATGAACAATAACATTGCTACCTCGCTGAATTGCTTCCCCAATAAATTTTTGACCATCAATACGAAGCCCTGGAAGAGCAAAAAATACAAAATTAGATAAAATATTTCTTGAATCATATGCAAGTCCCAATATTTCTACATTACAAGAACCTTTAATCTCCTTGATTAAATTTTTATCAAGCATAGATAAAATATTATTAAGAGTTTTTTTATTCATATTTATAAATATTACAAAAATAAAACTTATTTTTATATAAAAATACAAAAAAGAGAATATTTAAAAAATTTAAACTTCAAGAATCAAACTACAAAAGATCAATCAATATTATTTACAATTTACATATTTTTTAATAAACTAACTAATATTTATATGGCGTCGTACCCAAGTGGCTAAGGGAAAAGTCTGCAAAACTTTGATTCGCCGGTTCGAATCCGGTCGGCGCCTTACAATTTATAAGTTACAGCCAATATAGTTTTATATAAAGAGAAACAAAATTATTAAAGAAAATACCTTAAAGATAAACTAAAATAATAAGTATGTTAGAATTAATAATCATATTAATATCTATAATTCTCTCAGCAATTTTCTCAGCATCAGAGACGGCCTACACATCATTAAGTCTAATTCAACTTCAAGATATAAAGAAAAAAGGCAAGCTAGGAACAATTGTATACCACTTAGCCCAAAATCCATCAAAACTTGTAACAACAATTCTTATTGGAAATAACATTGCAAATATAACAACAAGTGTCCTTACTACAAAATTTGTTCTTGACAACTATGGAAATAATGCCCTTGCTTTATCAACTGGAATAATAACAATAATAGTTCTCATTTGCTCAGAAATATTTCCTAAACAGATTGCTATTATAAATAATGAGCGTATAGTTTTATCAACCTCAATCCTACTCAAGATATTAACAATTATATTAACACCAGTAATATACGCAATTAATAGCATAGTCAAAGGTTTATTAAACCTTTGCAAAATAAAATCAACTCAAAAGATGACTAAAGACAGCATAAAAAACATGTTATTTTTAGCTGAAAAACTAGGTATTTTAGAAAATGATGATAGAATATTCATGCAAAAAATGTTAAACATAGGAGAAGTTAGAGCATCTGAAATTATGACACACCGTACAGAAGTATTTTTACTATCAAGCACATCAAAACTAAAAGATAAAATTAAATTAATTAAAAAAGAAGGATATTCTAGAATTCCTGTATATAAAGGTCAAAATCGAGAACAAATAATTGGAATTTTAATAACTAAAGATTTAATTGAAATTAGTAAAAAAAAACTTGAAAAAAGTATTGTTAAATTTATTAAACCTGCTGTTTTTGTACAACAAAACAAAAGAATAAAAGATATACTAGACATAATGCGACAAAAGCAAAAAATAATGGCAATTGTTATAGATGAATATGGAGGATTTTCAGGAATACTTACAATAGAAGACATAGTAGAAAAAATATTTGGAGAAATATTTGATGAATATGATTTTGAAGAAGAAAAACAACTTATTACTAAAAAAGATGAAAATATATATCTAATATCTGGAGAGACTACATTTGATGAAATTGAAGAAACAGTTGGAATAAAAATTCAACACAAGGACTATATAAATACAATTGGAGGATACATCATGGATTTACTGGATAAAATACCTACAAAAGGAGAACAAGTTAATACAGAACATGGAGAATATTTAATAGAAGAAATTCAAAATCATAAAATAAAAAAAATAACATTCAAAAAATTTGAAAAAGAATGAAAACATTTGAAAAATGTTTTCCCATTATTTAAAATCCAACCTAAAAGAAATATCACAATGTATAAAGAATTTAAAATAAAAATTTACAATTCTTTAGGTATGGAATAATAACAAGGAGGCAAAATGCTAAACAATATAATAAGATTTCTTAATAAAACATATGATTACATGATCATACTAATTATACTAGCAATAATATTAATAATAACTATTTCAAATGTTTTTATAGTGGGGCCATCTGACGAGGCAATTGTTCTTCGTCTTGGTAAGCTTAATAGAACACTTGAATCAGGAATACATATCAAAATTCCATTAATCGAAGAAAAAGTCATTGTACCTGTCAAGATAGTACAAGAAGTTAAATTTGGTTTTAATACAAACCACAAAACAATAAACTCTCCAGATGAAGAGGAAGGAATAATTATTACTGGTGATTTAAACATAATCACTGTTGAATGGTTAGTGCAATATAAAATTAGCAACCCATATTCTTTCATGTTTAAGGTAGAACACCCTGAAGAAACCATAAAAGACATAGCTAAATCATCAATGAATAGATTAATTGGCGACAATACTATTTTTGAGATAATTAATGATAACAGAGTTGGAGTAACAGAAGGAGTAAGAGCTTCTATGAATGAAATCATAAATAAGTATGATTTGGGCATTGATATTGTGCAAGTACAAATCAGAAATGCTATGCCACCAAAGGGAAAAGTTTATGAGGCATTTGAAGATGTTAACATTGCAATCCAAGATAAAAATAAATTCATTAATGAGGGAAAGAAAAAATTTAATCAAGTTATACCAAAAATTAAAGGAGAAGCACTTAAACTAATAGAAGAAGCACAAGGATATAAAGAAAATAGAATAAATAACGCATTAGCTGAAACTGCTATCTTTAATGCAATACTTGAAGCATACACTAAATCACCTGAAATTACACGAGAGAGAATGTATAATGAAGCAATGAAGGAAATTCTTGAAAATAAAGATAATATTGAAATAATCGACAAAAACTTAAAAAATTTCCTACCATTTAAGGAGGTCAAATAAATGAAGCACATATTAAAATTTTTATTTCTTATAACAAAAATTCTAGCTTCTATATTAATACTAGGACTAACACTCTTAGCTATAGTACAACCAATCTATATTTTAAAAGAAAATGAAATTTCAATCACTACAAGGCTTGGAAAAATTGAAAGAACTGAAAATACAGCAGGTCTTAAATATAAAATCCCATTCATTGAAAATGTACAAGTATTTCCCAGAAATATTCTTAGATGGGATGGAGAACCTCAAAGAATTCCAACAGGAGGAGAAGAAAAGCAATTAATCTGGATAGACACAACTGCTAGGTGGAGAATCTCGGATATTAATCAATTCTATACAGCAATTAAAACAATGGACAGAGCCTACACAAGAATCAATGCTGCTATTGAGCCTGCTGTTAGAGGTGTCATTGCAAAATATCCTTTACTTGAAATTATCAGAAGCTCAAATAATCCTATTCAACGCCTATCTGATGGAGTTTTAATACCACAAGAAACTCAAAATAACACAACCTATAAAATTGTCAAAGGTAGAAAAATAATTGAAAATGAAATAATTAAAGTTTCTAATCACAATACAAAAGACATTGGAATTGAGATTGTAGATGTCCTTATTCGAAAAATAAGTTATGATCCAAGTTTAATTGACTCAGTACATAACAGAATGATTTCAGAAAGGCAACAAATTGCAGAAGAGCAAAGAAGTTTGGGAATTGCTGAGCAAACAAAAATCCTTGGTAGTATTGAAAAAGAAAAATTAAAAATATTAAGTGAAGCAAGAGCTGAAGCAGCTAAAACTAAAGCTGAAGGAGATCTTAATGCTGCAAAAATTTATGAAAACTCTTATGGACGAAATGCTGAATTTTACAAATTTTGGCAAACACTAGAAAGTTATAAAACCACACTTAAAGATAAAAGAAAAATATTCTCAACAGATATGGATTTTTTCAAATATTTACATAATAAAAAATAAATCATATAAAATGGGCAACTATTTAATTTTAGTATCATGCCCATTTTTATCAAAAAAATTAAATTTTGATATCAATAATTAATCATCGCAGTAATAATGCTTTAAGCTTGAAAAATTCAACAATAATTCTTTATTGACAAAAAATCTTGTTTATGAAAAAATAATTTCTGTTAATAAAGAAACTATGATCTTTTAAAAAATCTAACCGCTGTAGCTCAGTTGGTAGAGCAAAGGACTGAAAATCCTTGTGTCAGGAGTTCGATTCTCCTCGGCGGTATTATCAGTTAAAGATTTTTATGTGTAACAACACAGCTAAGATTTAAAAGGAGTAAAAATAAGCTTTAATCCTCGTATGTTAAAACTGTTTAATGTGTAAAAAAATATGGCTGTGGTATTAATTGATAAAGTATAAAACTAATATTCTTGTCTCAAAAGTTCAATTTTCTTTTAGAAAACAATATTAAAGATTTGGTTTTAAAAGGTATGCCAATGATTCTTAAAGAAATAAAAAAAATAGAAGATCTAACAGAAAACGATATAATATATTTAAATATTGGAAATCTGACTAAGTTAAGTACAAGAATAAATGAAAGGATAATTCAAGTTCTAAATAAAGGCAATGTTTCATACATACCAGTAATAAATAATTACAAAAATCTTCCACATGAAAAACTAATAAACATAGTTAATGACGAACTTATAAAAAATGAAATAAATTTTTTAAGGGAAGACCTAGCAGAAGTTTTAAAAGACATATACAAACCATTCTCAGAAAAAGATAAAATATTTACAATTGCTGGGAAAAAAACAACAATTAATTTAAATACTCTCATGGAAAAAGAACCTGATCATATTTACCATAAAGAAATTATTGAAGCAAGTTCTAATATTTTACCAAGACACAAAATAATATCTATTCAAAAAATACTATTAAAAATATATAACCACTTTGATTTACAAAGAATTAAAAATGAAGATAATCTTAATAACACAACAATAATACAAAAACTATATCTGTACTCAATAAGAAGAGATTATGAATTCTTTAGAGGACAAATACAAACAGAAGGCGATTCAATACTGCTACACGCAATTGATACTACAATATACTTT is a genomic window containing:
- a CDS encoding D-alanine--D-alanine ligase; the encoded protein is MMRKNLMLIFGGVSFEHEVSLRSAYGVYSALMNLDKYNVFLSFIDKSTGIWYLIESIPNDPALITRDNSAIISLIPGCGMFVNNRDLKIDVVFPIVHGRTGEDGSIQGLLKIMDIPCVGAGILGSAIASNKYFCKLLLKSFNLPLIPFIGFKKYDYLLDKDGIKKDIMQNLGYPVIIKPAMLGSSIGISIAYDETHIEKCIEEAFEYDLTIIVEKFIQVREIECSIIGNDQVKIFTPGEIVIQNFLFYDYDAKYSTIPGNSVIFNIPAQLDTKHLLDIKEYAYLTYRCLELRGMARIDFLIEKCTDLIYINEINTIPGFTDISMFSKMCKHDGLDYESLVDKLITLAFQSYESKKKNIDFRRLEI
- a CDS encoding UDP-N-acetylmuramoyl-L-alanyl-D-glutamate--2,6-diaminopimelate ligase, whose protein sequence is MNKKTLNNILSMLDKNLIKEIKGSCNVEILGLAYDSRNILSNFVFFALPGLRIDGQKFIGEAIQRGSNVIVHTTDIDFYDSNVTYIRIDSWNMRKFMSNFSHIFYNEPSKKLKIIGVTGTDGKSSVCFYIYTLLKSMGVKVGFISTVFFEDGSGTLIKNPYRQSTPESTEIHLVLSKMVENNIEYAVIESTSHGLDSSTSRLIDIAYFAAVLTNVTHEHLEFHGTIQNYLNAKLGLFLSADANNGFGIINMDDDNFSLFLNSINKAYTYSLKNHEADFFVSRINEQINSTEFEFYHKNIRYDARVNLVGSFNVENVMAALIVVNQIMDVDISKIIDKLVNIESLCGRMQGIDFGQNFSLIIDYAHTPGAFVKIFPIFKRLSKNRLISVFGSAGDRDLLKRRLQGEIANRYSDIIILCDEDPRSEDSMQIIKNIAEGISEKILNENLFFIPDRRSAIEKAISIASSGDLVVTLGKGHENSIIYKDRSIFWDEEAVIKDIILNMN
- a CDS encoding hemolysin family protein translates to MLELIIILISIILSAIFSASETAYTSLSLIQLQDIKKKGKLGTIVYHLAQNPSKLVTTILIGNNIANITTSVLTTKFVLDNYGNNALALSTGIITIIVLICSEIFPKQIAIINNERIVLSTSILLKILTIILTPVIYAINSIVKGLLNLCKIKSTQKMTKDSIKNMLFLAEKLGILENDDRIFMQKMLNIGEVRASEIMTHRTEVFLLSSTSKLKDKIKLIKKEGYSRIPVYKGQNREQIIGILITKDLIEISKKKLEKSIVKFIKPAVFVQQNKRIKDILDIMRQKQKIMAIVIDEYGGFSGILTIEDIVEKIFGEIFDEYDFEEEKQLITKKDENIYLISGETTFDEIEETVGIKIQHKDYINTIGGYIMDLLDKIPTKGEQVNTEHGEYLIEEIQNHKIKKITFKKFEKE
- the hflK gene encoding FtsH protease activity modulator HflK, translating into MLNNIIRFLNKTYDYMIILIILAIILIITISNVFIVGPSDEAIVLRLGKLNRTLESGIHIKIPLIEEKVIVPVKIVQEVKFGFNTNHKTINSPDEEEGIIITGDLNIITVEWLVQYKISNPYSFMFKVEHPEETIKDIAKSSMNRLIGDNTIFEIINDNRVGVTEGVRASMNEIINKYDLGIDIVQVQIRNAMPPKGKVYEAFEDVNIAIQDKNKFINEGKKKFNQVIPKIKGEALKLIEEAQGYKENRINNALAETAIFNAILEAYTKSPEITRERMYNEAMKEILENKDNIEIIDKNLKNFLPFKEVK
- the hflC gene encoding protease modulator HflC, with the protein product MKHILKFLFLITKILASILILGLTLLAIVQPIYILKENEISITTRLGKIERTENTAGLKYKIPFIENVQVFPRNILRWDGEPQRIPTGGEEKQLIWIDTTARWRISDINQFYTAIKTMDRAYTRINAAIEPAVRGVIAKYPLLEIIRSSNNPIQRLSDGVLIPQETQNNTTYKIVKGRKIIENEIIKVSNHNTKDIGIEIVDVLIRKISYDPSLIDSVHNRMISERQQIAEEQRSLGIAEQTKILGSIEKEKLKILSEARAEAAKTKAEGDLNAAKIYENSYGRNAEFYKFWQTLESYKTTLKDKRKIFSTDMDFFKYLHNKK